The following proteins are co-located in the Sulfurospirillum deleyianum DSM 6946 genome:
- a CDS encoding response regulator transcription factor has product MKILIVEDDEGIASFLKQGLEEELFSVELCDNGEDALYLAQMNPYDMIILDLMIKGVQGDVVCQKLREQKLHTPIIVLSAKSTISDKVGLLHLGADDYLTKPFSFEELLARIHVQLRKQNDKEPLLKVADLELNPVTKSVTRSKEVISLTAKEYMLLEYLMRHKGAIIEEKMLEEQLFSSEQSINSNMVSVYMYRLRSKIDKNFELKLIKTHRNLGYTLNENAL; this is encoded by the coding sequence ATGAAAATTTTAATTGTGGAAGATGATGAGGGCATTGCCTCTTTTTTAAAACAAGGCTTAGAAGAGGAGCTTTTTAGTGTTGAGCTGTGCGATAATGGAGAAGACGCCCTCTACCTTGCCCAAATGAATCCTTACGATATGATTATTTTGGACTTGATGATTAAAGGAGTGCAAGGTGACGTCGTGTGTCAAAAGCTTCGAGAACAAAAGCTTCATACGCCTATTATTGTGCTCAGTGCAAAAAGTACCATCAGCGATAAAGTGGGATTGCTCCATCTCGGTGCGGATGACTACCTTACCAAACCCTTTAGTTTTGAGGAGTTACTCGCACGCATTCATGTACAACTGCGCAAACAAAATGACAAAGAACCGCTTTTAAAAGTGGCTGATTTGGAGCTGAATCCTGTAACCAAAAGTGTGACACGCTCTAAAGAAGTCATAAGCCTTACTGCTAAAGAGTACATGCTTTTAGAGTATTTGATGCGCCATAAGGGAGCGATTATTGAAGAGAAGATGCTAGAAGAGCAACTTTTTTCCAGTGAGCAGAGCATTAATAGCAATATGGTGAGTGTTTACATGTACCGATTGCGCAGTAAAATCGATAAAAATTTTGAACTCAAACTGATTAAAACCCATCGAAATTTAGGATACACCCTCAATGAAAACGCTCTTTAA